GTGATCTCGGCGTCGGCGAGATGCGCGAGCACCTCGACCGCGGTCCAGGCCCCCGAACGCTCGCGCCACTCGAGCGCGGCGCGCGGCGCGCCGGCCACCAGCCCTTCGATCACGCGCGGGGCCTGCAGCAGGCTGCCGCGCACGTCCTGGATCGTCAGATGGGTCATCGTCGTCATTGTGTGCTCAGAGCCTCGCTCGGCTCGACGCGCCGGATCGGCAGCGCCGCGATGATTGCCGCCGCCACACCGGCGACGGCGAGGACCCCGCCGGCAGCCGCGAACGGCCCGACGGCGATCGGATCGACCTCGAAGAGCACCGTACGCAGCGCCGGCGCGGCGGCGGCGGCACCGGCCAGGCCGATCGCCAGCCCGGCCAGGATCGGCCGCGCCGCGTCGGCGACGAGCAGACGCAGGTTGTCACGTCCCGCGGCGCCAAGCGCCGCGCGGATCGCCATCTCGCGCCGCCGCATCGCCACGCTGAACGACGTCACCGCGTAGACACCGGCGGCGGCGAGCGCCAGCCCGATCGCCGCGAAGGCGCCGACGATCTGCAGATTGAGCCGGCGGGGCGCCAGCGCCGCCGCGAACGCATCATCCATCGATTGGATCGCCGAGGCCGGCACGTCGGGATCGACGGCCTTCAGCGCGCGGCGGAACGGATCGCGCAGCACGGCCGGGTCGCCGCTCGTCCGCACGCCCCAGTACATGTTGTTGGCCAGCCACTGCACGGTCGCGTCGGGCACCTGCGGGATCGGCACGTAGACATCGGGCGTCACCTCGGCGTCGAAGCCGTAGTGCTTGACGTCGCCGACGACGCCGACGATGCGCGCGTGGCGCGGCGGATCGGTATCGGCGACCGCGAGGTCGGCGCCGATCGCCGCCGCTTCTGTCCAGTAGCGTGTCGCCAGCGTCCGGCTGATCAGCACCACCGCCTCGCTCGCTGCCAGGTCATGATCGTCGAACGATCGTCCCGCAATCAGCGGCAGCCCGAAGGTCCGAATATAGGTTGGACTGATCATCCGGTACTGCGCCTGGCCGCGCTCGGCGGGCGGCGGTGCGGGCCGATCGCCCGGCCAGACGTCGGCGGTCGCGTGGTAGCCGTTGAGCGGCACGACGTTCACGGCGGCGGCGTCCTCGACGCCGGGAATGGCGAGCAGGCGCGGCCGCAGATCCTCGACGAAGCGCGCCGCCTGGCGGGTGTGCGGATATCGTCCACGCGGCAGCGCCAGCCGCGCGGTCAGGAGGCCCTCACTGCGCACGCCGGGATCGACGCGCTGCAGGCGGGCGACGCTGCGCGCCAGGACCACCGCCGTCACGATCAGCATCGACGCGACGGCGACTTCGGCGGCGACGAGCGCGGCCCGCAGCCGGCGGTTCGCCGGCGACGCGGCGCGGGCGCTGCGCAGCGAGGTGCCGCGGCCCAGGCGCACGGCCGGCAGGACGCCGGCGGCGAGCGCGGTCAGCAACACGAGCGCCAGCGTCGCCGCGATCGTCCGCGGCGCCAGCGCCGACGGCGGCACCAGCGCCAGCAGGTCGGCCGGCGCCAGCCGGGCCAGCAGACGCACGGCGGCGCCGTGCAGCAGCAGGCCGCCGGCACCGCCGCCCGCCGCCACGATCAGTGTCTCGATCGCGATCTGCCGCACGCATCGCAGCCGCGAGGCGCCCAGCGCGGCGCGCACGGCGAACTCGTGCTCGCGGCGGAGCGCCGACGCCAGGAAGAGGTTCGCGGCGTTCGCGCCTGCCACCAGCAGGACCAGCACGACCGCGGCCTGGAGCAGAAGGAGCACGGGCCGCTGCCCCGCAGTCAGGGCCTGCTGCCACGGCTGCACGAGGGTGCCGGCATGGGTCGCGTTGGTCGCCGGATACGCGGCGCGCAGCTGCACCATGATCGCATCGAGATCGGAGCGCGCCTGCGCGACGGTGACGCCGGGACGCAGCCGCGCCACCGCGCGCAGGAAGCCGGCGTCACGCGTCGCACGCCGTGGATCGGTGTCCATCGCGAACGGCGCCACGAGCTCGGCGTCGCGCACCGGCGTCACGAAGGCGGCCGGCAGCACGCCAACGACCGTATAGGCGTCGCCGTTGAGCACCAGGGTGGCGCCGAGCGCGGAGGCGCTCGCGCCGAAGCGGCGCACCCAGAAACCATGCGTCAGTACCACGACGCGGACGCCCGCCCCACGCTCGTCGTCGGGACCGAGCGCGCGTCCGAGCGCCATCCGCGCTCCGGTGATCGCGAAAAATGACGACGACGTCCGCATCCCCTGCAGCCGCTCGGCGTCGCCGCCGGTGAGGTTGGCGCTCCATTGAAACGCCGCCGCCATCCGGTCGAACGAGCGGTTGCCGTCCCGCAGATCGCGGTAGTCGGCGATCGACAGCGGCTCGCGGGCCGAGTCGGGACGCGTTTGATCGACCGTCACCAGCCGCGCCGCGTCGGGAAACGGCAGCGGGCTGAGGATGACGGCGTCGACGAGCGCGAACACCGCAGTGTTGGCGCCGATGGCGACCGCGAGGATCGCGGCGATCGAAACGGCGAGCGGGAGCTGCGCCGCGAGCGCGCGGCAGGCGTAGCGGAGGTCGGCGAGGATGGTCACGCGGTCAGGCTATCGCCCCGCCGCGTGCCACTCCAGCGAATCGTTGTCCTGCGATCGATGAACGCCGCTCATGCGAGGCGATCGCGCCGCAGCCCGAACGGCGCCGGCGGCCGCCCGCTCCGCGCCGGCAGCGCGCGCGCCGCGAGCAGGTCGAGGAAGTCGACGATGTAAGGGGGATCCGGTACTGCGGCGAGCGTCGCCGCCACCCAGTGCCGCCGCATGCCGCGCCGCGTCAGCGACAGGGGCACGACGCCGCCCGACGCGATCGCCCGCTCGGCCGACCAGCGCGGCAGGATGCCGACGCCGGTGCCGGCCCGCGCCAGCTCGATCATCGCTTCGGTGAGCATGATGAACGAGACGCGCGCCGGCGTCAGCCCGGCAGGCCGCAGCAGGCGGCGCAGCACGAAGCTCTCCTCCGGCACGCTGCTGTAGAGCAGCAGGTGCTGCCGCGCCAGATCCTGCGGGTCGAGCCAGCGCCGCCTGGCGAGCGCATCGCTCTTGGCGACGATCGCCACCATCTCGTCGGCGAAGAGCGGCCGCAGCCGCAGATGGGTGTCCTTGCGCGGGTCGATCAGGATCGCCAGATCGACGCGGCCGTCAAGAAGCGCGCGCCTCGGCTGCTCGGTGGCGTCGGCGGCCACGTGCACGTCGACGCGCGGATGCTTGCGCCGGAAGGACGTCAGCAGCGGCGCCAGCCAGTGGTAGCCGGTGTTGCACTCGGTGCAGACGCGGATGCTGCCGTCGGTGTGGCCGGCGAGCCGCTGCAGGTCGGCTTCCGCACGGGTCAGCTCCGGCAGGACACGCTGCGCGGTGTCGAGCACCCGCCGTCCGGCCGCGGTCAGGACCAGGCGGCGGCCGAGACGGATGAAGAAGGGGGTGCCGAGGCGCGATTCAATGTCGCGGAGCTGGTGGCTGAGCGCCGATTGCGTGAGGCACAGGCGCTCGGCGGCGGCGGTCATGCTGCCGGCACCGGCGATCTCGGCGACAAGCCGCAGGTGCCGGACCTCGAGGTCCACGGCCGCATCCTACCATGAGCCCTACTCATGGACTCGGACAAGACCGATGAGTCGTCTACTGCCGGCCGCGCCGCCCCATCCGTCCCAACGGCGAGTCCGTCTTCTGGTATCCCGCCGGCGCCTGGAAGGTGGCGTCGGTGAACGACTGGCGGCGGACGTCGCTCAGTTCATAGGTCGCGGACGCCTGGCCGCCGGCATAAGTGATCGTGCGCACTGGCACGCCGCTGAAGCCCTGCTCTTCCGGCGTGCCGATGTGAAACAGCTCCGACGCGCTCACGGCCTGCGTCATGCCGGGCGGCATCATCTTCTGGAAGAAGGCGGCCATGTCTTTCGATACGGCGAAGTCGGCGATCGTGAAGCCGAGGGCCTTCGGATCGACCGTGCACAGATCCTGCACCTTCTGGCCGTCCTTGGTGCCTTCGTAGTTGTCGCACGTCCACTTACCGACCGTGTCGGTGCCGGTCTTGCGGTAGACCGTCTTCGACGTCGACGCGGCGCCGGCCATCGCCCGTCCGGCCGCGCCGGCGCGGCCCATCAGCGCCTCCATCTGCGCCCGCTGCTCGGGTGTCATGTTCTTCGCCGCGGCCTGCATCTGCGCCATCGCCGAGGACATCTGCTGGCTGATCGCGTCGACGTCGGCCTGGGTGATCTCGCTGTAAGTCTTGTGGTCGTTGTCGATGATCGTCATGACCTGGCGTCCACCGTCGAAGACCATCGACTGCGACGCGCCGCCGGGACCGGCGATCTCGGCGCGCATCCGGTGCTGCTCGATCTGGATCTGGTTCGTCTTCGCCTCGCCGCCGGCTCTGATCACTTTCTGGACGATCAGCACGCCGTCGGCTGCCCAGGCGGGTAGCGCCACTGCGCAGACGACGCCCGCCAGGCACACGGTTCTCACCAGCGATCTCATGACGCCTCCTGAAGATACCGCGCCATTATGGCATCGGTTGCCGTCATCGGGCGCGGAGAGTCGAAGGTGTCTCATGAGTGTCGGTTGCAATCGCCGCGAGCGAGCGCAGCGAGTGAGCCACGCGAACGGAGCGCGGCGCGCGAGAGAGCGTGTACGGGAGTCCGAGGGGCGAAGCCCCTCGGGTGAGACTAGAGGACCGTGTCCTTCGTCTCGTGCGTCATCAGCAGCCCGACGAGCGTCAGCGCCGCCATGCCGGTCAGGTAGTACCCGACGTACTGAAGCCCATAGCTCCTGGCGAGCCAGGTGGCAGCGTAGGGGGCGAGCGAGGCCCCGAGAATACCGGCGAGGTTGAACGTCAGCGAACTGCCGGTGTAGCGGACGGCGGTCGGGAAGAGCTCCGAGAGCGCCGTGCCGAGCGGTCCATAGGTGAGACCCATCAGCGCGAGCCCGACCGCCATGGCCAGCATGACGCCGCCGGTACCGGCCTGCAGCCAGGGCGCAAGCGCGAACCCGAAGGCGCCGATCGCAACGGTGACGGCAACCAGGGTGCTGCGCCGGCCGGCACGATCGGCGACCACCGCCGAGAGCGGAATGGTCAGCGCGAAGAATAGAATCCCGAACAACTGGATCCACAGGAACTGCTGGCGGGTGAACCCGAGCACGCTCGTGCCCCAATTGAGCGCGAACACCGTCATCAGATAGAACAGGACGAAGGTCGCGACCGACATCAACGTGCCGCGGACGAGCGCGCCGGAATGCCTGGTGATCACCGCGCCGATCGGCAGCGCAACGCGTTCGCGGCGCTCGATCGCCTCGCGGAACACCGGCGTCTCGTGGATGCGCAGCCGTACGTAGAGGCCGACGATGACGAGCGCGGCGCTGGCGAGGAACGGAATGCGCCAGGCGAAGCGAAAGAACTGGTCGTTGGTGAAGAGCGTCGAGATCACGAGGAAGACGCTGGCGGAGCAGGTGAAGCCGACCGGCGCGCCGAGCTGCGGGAACATGCCGTACCAGGCACGCCGGCCGGGTGGCGCGTTCTCGATGGCCAGGAGCACGGCGCCTCCCCATTCGCCGCCAAGGCCGAGCCCTTGTCCGAACCGGCACAGCGCCAGCAGCACCGGCGCGGCGACGCCGACGCTCGCGTAGGTCGGCAGCAGGCCGATGCTCACGGTGGAAATCCCCATCGTCAGCAGCGCGGCCACCAGCGTCGTTTTGCGCCCGACCCGATCCCCGAAATGGCCGAACACCGCCGATCCAATCGGCCTGGCGAAGAATGCGATGGCGAACGTGGCGAGCGACGCGAGCGTCGCGGCAGTCGGATCGGTCGCGGGAAAGAAGAGCCGAGGGAATACGAGGACCGCGGCGGTTGCGTAGATGTAGAAATCGAAGAACTCGATCGCGGTGCCGATCAGACTGGCGAACAGGACCTGGCGCGGCGAGTTGACGATCGGATGCGCGCCAACGTCCCTGGGGTCATCGCGGTGATTGTGGCCCGCGCCGATCACTCGAACGCCCTGCGCAACAGCGCGACGGTGACGGGCCCTTGCGCCGCCAGGTCGGTCGTCGATCCCTCCATGCTGATCCGCTTGTCATAGCCGATGGCCTTCAGGTTCGCGAAGAACGGCGCGTAGTCGAACTCGCTCCACGTCTGTGGGAAGACGCGTCCGTTCGGGTTGGCGACGTGCAGATGGCGCAGGTGGTCCTTCGCCTTGAGCACCACAGCCGGATCCTCGTGCTCGCTCGCCAGGTGGTAGAAGTCGATCATCAGCTGGAAGTTGGGATGGTTCACGGCCTTGACGAGCTCGAGCCCCTCCGCGGCGGTGTTGACGATGTTGGTTTCCTGCCTGCGCAGCGGCTCGATCGTGACGGTGATCCGGTAGCGGCTGGCGGCGTCGGCCGCGCGGCGGCTGAAGTCGACGAGCTGCGTCCACGCCTTGTCGCGGTCGAAGCCGTCGGGCACGCGGCGGGCGCCGCCGCTGCCGAACACCAGCACCTCCACGCCCAGCCGCGACAGGCGCGTCATCACCTTGCTCACGTGCGCGGTCTGTTGTTCGAGATTGATGTCGGGGCCGACGACCTTGATCGTCTGCGGGACGAAGAGGTTCGCCGTCGGCGTCGCGATGCCGGCCTGCTTCAGGTGCGCGGCCGCCGCGTCGAAATCGGCGTCGCTCAGCGCGGCCACCTCCGTCGCCGACACCTCGACGTAGTCGAACCCGGCCGTCTTGGCGGCGTCGGCATTCCCGAGCGACGTGCAGTAGCCGACCTGCACGTTCGTCGCCGGCATGGCCACCACCGCCGCGGCTATGAGCGCTGCTACTGCGGCGAATCGCATCGCGGCGCATTATACGGGCTGGGCGCCGTCAGCGATAGCCGGCGGCCTGCAGCTCGAACAGCTGGGCGTAGCGGCCGCCGGCGCGAAGCAGTTCGTCATGCGTGCCGATCTCGGCGAGGCGGCCGTCGGCGATGACGGCGATGCGATCGGCGATCCGCACCGTCGAGAAGCGGTGGGAGATGACGATACCGATCCGGCCGCGCAGGTTCTCCTTCAACTCGGCGAAGATCCCCGCCTCCGCTTCGGGATCCAGCGACGAGGTCGGCTCGTCGAGAATCCACACGTCGGCGTTGCGGTACATGATCCGCGCCAGCGCCAGCCGCTGCCATTCGCCACCCGAGAGATCGTGACCGCCCTCGAACAGCCGGCCGACCTTCGAGTCCAGTCCTTTCGGCATGCTCTTCAGCAGCCACTCGCTGCGGGCGTCGTGCAGCGCCTCGATGACGCGGCCGTCGTCGACCGGATCGTTCGGCCGGCCCATCACGACGTTTTCGCGCACCGACAGCTCGTAGGTGGCGTAGTCCTGAAAGAGCACGCCGATGCGGTTGCGGAGCGCTGCCGGATCCAGCTCGCGCAGGTCGACGCCCCCCACCCGGATGGCGCCGGCATCCGGGTCGTAGAAACGCAGCAGCAGCTTGACGAGCGTGCTCTTGCCCGCGCCGTTCTCGCCGACCAGGGCCACCAGCTCGCCGCCGCGGATGTGCAGGTCGAAGCCGGCGAGCGCGGCGCCGCTGCCGCCCGGATACGCGAACGAGACGTGGTCGAACTCGATGCCGTCGATGCGCGGGTCCGCCAGCGCGCGCGGCGCCGCCGGCACCGGCACCAGCGGCTCGATCGCGAGGAACGAAAAATAGTCGTCGAGAAACGTCGTGTGCTGATCGACGGCGACGAAGGTGCCCGAGATGTTGCCGAGCGTGCCGGCCAGCGACGCAAACGCGCCGACCACCAGCACCACGCCGCCCGGCGAGATGCCGCCGCTCGAACCGCGCCAGGCGACGAATACATACGCCGCGGCGAGCGTCGTGCCGCCGATCAGGCCAGTGAGGAACGAGGTCCGGCTGGCTGACTGGAACATCTCCTCGCGCAGCGCAAACAGCTGCTCGGACAGCGCGCGATGCCGCTCGAGCAGGTAATCAGGAAGCACGTAGGCGCGAATCTCCTTCGTCGTCCGCGGCTGCACGAGCAGGTCGCCGAGGTACTCGCGCTCGCGCTCCTCCGGCGTCTCGCGGTAGAACATCTCGTACATCTTCACCGTGACGCGGCGCTCGAGGGCGAGCGACACGACGGAAGACGCCAGCGCCAGCACGACCAGCACCCAGTGCAGGCTGGCGAGCAGCCCGGCCATCAGCACGATGGAGACGATGTTGCTCGACAGGCCGAGCACCGACCACGTCAGGTCGCCCGGCCGCCACGACACGTCGCGCTTGGCGCGCGCGAGCCGGTCGTGCCAGTCGGAGTTGTCGAAGTGGCCGAGATCGACGCGCGCCGCCTGCGCGAGGAGGCGGCGCTCCGCTTCGAGCTGCACGCGGCGCACGAACAGGTTGCGGCCGTAACCCATGTAGGCGCCGAGCGACCGCTGCACGGCGGTGGCGAACCACAGCCCGGACAGCACCGGGATCATCGTCCGGAACGGCAGCCCGGTGGCGCGCCCGGCGGCGATGAGGTTCACCAGTCGTGCGCTGAGATACACCGTCAGGGGCGGCATCGCCGCGTTGAGCATGCCGAGCAGCGAATACCGGACAAGGGCGCGCGGTGAGGCCGCCCAGGCGAGCGCCATCCCCTGCTGGAGGTTGCGGCGGACACGCTGCGCACGCCCCGACGGGGACGGACCGGAGGACATTCGATCGAAGATATACCAACCACCCTGTTAACCAGACCGTCCAATGTCGCGTATTGCTGCCTGGGAGGAAGTGCGGATGCTGAAAGACCTGCGCCATGGGATGCGGACGCTGCTGCAGGCGAAGGGCTGGACCACGGTCGTGGTCCTGTCGCTCGCGCTCGGGATCGGCGCCAACGCCGCGATCTTCAGCGGCCTGAACGGATTGCTGCTCACGAAGATCCCGGTCCAGGATCCCGATTCGCTCGTGCGCCTCCGCTGGGTCGGCCGCAACGACATGGTCAACAGTTCCAGCGACTACGGCTCGATCAACCGCCTCGCCTACGGCAATCAGAACGTCCGGACGACGTTCTCGTATCCCATGTACCGCCAGCTCCTCGCCGACAACAAGACGATGAGCGACCTCTTCGCCTGCGCGCCGTTCGGGCGCGTCAACGCCGTCGTCGACGGCCAGGCCGAGCTGGCGCAGGCGTTCCTCTCGACCGGCAACTACTTCCAGTTGCTCGGCGTCTCGGCGCGGATCGGCCGCACGATCGTGCCTGACGACGATCGGCCGACGGCGACGCCCGTGGCGGTCATCAGCTCGAAGTATTGGCATTCGCGGTTCGGCACCGAGCCGAACGTCGTCGGCAAGGTGATCCGCGTCAACAACGTGCCTGTCACCATCGTCGGCATCCTGCCGCCTGACTTCACCGGCGTGCAGCAGCCGCTCGCCGAGGCGCCCGACCTCTCGCTGCCGCTGGCACTCGAACCGCAGCTCGAGACATTCGCCGGCAACAGTCAGGTCTCGGACGCCACCTACTGGTGGCTGCAGATCATGGGGCGGCTCAAGCCGGGCGCGACGGCTGCGCAGGTGCAGGGGAACCTGGAAGGCGTCTTCCAGAGCACGGCGCGCGCCGGGTTCGACGCCTACATGAAAGGGTTGACCGACGCGGACCGCTCGCAGCAGCGCAACCGCGATCGGACGCGCGTGCCGAGGCTCTTCGTCGAGGCCGGCGGCCGCGGCGTCTACGACGTCAACAGCAACGATCTCCAGGCAGCCACGATCCTCACGATCGTCGTCGCGCTCGTCCTGCTGATCGTCTGCGCCAATGTGGCCAACCTGCTGCTGTCGCGCGCGACGACGCGGCAGAAGGAGATCTCCGTCCGCAT
The window above is part of the Vicinamibacterales bacterium genome. Proteins encoded here:
- a CDS encoding MFS transporter produces the protein MIGAGHNHRDDPRDVGAHPIVNSPRQVLFASLIGTAIEFFDFYIYATAAVLVFPRLFFPATDPTAATLASLATFAIAFFARPIGSAVFGHFGDRVGRKTTLVAALLTMGISTVSIGLLPTYASVGVAAPVLLALCRFGQGLGLGGEWGGAVLLAIENAPPGRRAWYGMFPQLGAPVGFTCSASVFLVISTLFTNDQFFRFAWRIPFLASAALVIVGLYVRLRIHETPVFREAIERRERVALPIGAVITRHSGALVRGTLMSVATFVLFYLMTVFALNWGTSVLGFTRQQFLWIQLFGILFFALTIPLSAVVADRAGRRSTLVAVTVAIGAFGFALAPWLQAGTGGVMLAMAVGLALMGLTYGPLGTALSELFPTAVRYTGSSLTFNLAGILGASLAPYAATWLARSYGLQYVGYYLTGMAALTLVGLLMTHETKDTVL
- a CDS encoding ABC transporter ATP-binding protein — encoded protein: MSSGPSPSGRAQRVRRNLQQGMALAWAASPRALVRYSLLGMLNAAMPPLTVYLSARLVNLIAAGRATGLPFRTMIPVLSGLWFATAVQRSLGAYMGYGRNLFVRRVQLEAERRLLAQAARVDLGHFDNSDWHDRLARAKRDVSWRPGDLTWSVLGLSSNIVSIVLMAGLLASLHWVLVVLALASSVVSLALERRVTVKMYEMFYRETPEEREREYLGDLLVQPRTTKEIRAYVLPDYLLERHRALSEQLFALREEMFQSASRTSFLTGLIGGTTLAAAYVFVAWRGSSGGISPGGVVLVVGAFASLAGTLGNISGTFVAVDQHTTFLDDYFSFLAIEPLVPVPAAPRALADPRIDGIEFDHVSFAYPGGSGAALAGFDLHIRGGELVALVGENGAGKSTLVKLLLRFYDPDAGAIRVGGVDLRELDPAALRNRIGVLFQDYATYELSVRENVVMGRPNDPVDDGRVIEALHDARSEWLLKSMPKGLDSKVGRLFEGGHDLSGGEWQRLALARIMYRNADVWILDEPTSSLDPEAEAGIFAELKENLRGRIGIVISHRFSTVRIADRIAVIADGRLAEIGTHDELLRAGGRYAQLFELQAAGYR
- a CDS encoding sugar phosphate isomerase/epimerase family protein: MRFAAVAALIAAAVVAMPATNVQVGYCTSLGNADAAKTAGFDYVEVSATEVAALSDADFDAAAAHLKQAGIATPTANLFVPQTIKVVGPDINLEQQTAHVSKVMTRLSRLGVEVLVFGSGGARRVPDGFDRDKAWTQLVDFSRRAADAASRYRITVTIEPLRRQETNIVNTAAEGLELVKAVNHPNFQLMIDFYHLASEHEDPAVVLKAKDHLRHLHVANPNGRVFPQTWSEFDYAPFFANLKAIGYDKRISMEGSTTDLAAQGPVTVALLRRAFE
- a CDS encoding LysR substrate-binding domain-containing protein; translation: MDLEVRHLRLVAEIAGAGSMTAAAERLCLTQSALSHQLRDIESRLGTPFFIRLGRRLVLTAAGRRVLDTAQRVLPELTRAEADLQRLAGHTDGSIRVCTECNTGYHWLAPLLTSFRRKHPRVDVHVAADATEQPRRALLDGRVDLAILIDPRKDTHLRLRPLFADEMVAIVAKSDALARRRWLDPQDLARQHLLLYSSVPEESFVLRRLLRPAGLTPARVSFIMLTEAMIELARAGTGVGILPRWSAERAIASGGVVPLSLTRRGMRRHWVAATLAAVPDPPYIVDFLDLLAARALPARSGRPPAPFGLRRDRLA
- a CDS encoding ADOP family duplicated permease; amino-acid sequence: MTILADLRYACRALAAQLPLAVSIAAILAVAIGANTAVFALVDAVILSPLPFPDAARLVTVDQTRPDSAREPLSIADYRDLRDGNRSFDRMAAAFQWSANLTGGDAERLQGMRTSSSFFAITGARMALGRALGPDDERGAGVRVVVLTHGFWVRRFGASASALGATLVLNGDAYTVVGVLPAAFVTPVRDAELVAPFAMDTDPRRATRDAGFLRAVARLRPGVTVAQARSDLDAIMVQLRAAYPATNATHAGTLVQPWQQALTAGQRPVLLLLQAAVVLVLLVAGANAANLFLASALRREHEFAVRAALGASRLRCVRQIAIETLIVAAGGGAGGLLLHGAAVRLLARLAPADLLALVPPSALAPRTIAATLALVLLTALAAGVLPAVRLGRGTSLRSARAASPANRRLRAALVAAEVAVASMLIVTAVVLARSVARLQRVDPGVRSEGLLTARLALPRGRYPHTRQAARFVEDLRPRLLAIPGVEDAAAVNVVPLNGYHATADVWPGDRPAPPPAERGQAQYRMISPTYIRTFGLPLIAGRSFDDHDLAASEAVVLISRTLATRYWTEAAAIGADLAVADTDPPRHARIVGVVGDVKHYGFDAEVTPDVYVPIPQVPDATVQWLANNMYWGVRTSGDPAVLRDPFRRALKAVDPDVPASAIQSMDDAFAAALAPRRLNLQIVGAFAAIGLALAAAGVYAVTSFSVAMRRREMAIRAALGAAGRDNLRLLVADAARPILAGLAIGLAGAAAAAPALRTVLFEVDPIAVGPFAAAGGVLAVAGVAAAIIAALPIRRVEPSEALSTQ
- a CDS encoding DUF4412 domain-containing protein → MRSLVRTVCLAGVVCAVALPAWAADGVLIVQKVIRAGGEAKTNQIQIEQHRMRAEIAGPGGASQSMVFDGGRQVMTIIDNDHKTYSEITQADVDAISQQMSSAMAQMQAAAKNMTPEQRAQMEALMGRAGAAGRAMAGAASTSKTVYRKTGTDTVGKWTCDNYEGTKDGQKVQDLCTVDPKALGFTIADFAVSKDMAAFFQKMMPPGMTQAVSASELFHIGTPEEQGFSGVPVRTITYAGGQASATYELSDVRRQSFTDATFQAPAGYQKTDSPLGRMGRRGRQ